In the genome of Globicephala melas chromosome 3, mGloMel1.2, whole genome shotgun sequence, one region contains:
- the DIRAS1 gene encoding GTP-binding protein Di-Ras1, with protein MPEQSNDYRVVVFGAGGVGKSSLVLRFVKGTFRDTYIPTIEDTYRQVISCDKSVCTLQITDTTGSHQFPAMQRLSISKGHAFILVFSVTSKQSLEELGPIYKLIVQIKGSVEDIPVMLVGNKCDETQREVDTREAQAVAQEWKCAFMETSAKMNYNVKELFQELLTLETRRNMSLNIDGKRSSKQKRTDRIKGKCVLM; from the coding sequence ATGCCTGAACAGAGCAATGACTACCGGGTGGTGGTGTTCGGGGCGGGCGGCGTGGGCAAGAGCTCCCTAGTGCTGCGCTTCGTCAAGGGCACGTTCCGGGACACCTACATCCCCACCATCGAGGACACCTACCGGCAGGTCATCAGCTGCGACAAGAGCGTGTGCACGCTGCAGATCACCGACACCACGGGCAGCCACCAGTTCCCGGCCATGCAGCGGCTGTCCATCTCCAAGGGCCACGCCTTCATCCTGGTCTTCTCGGTCACCAGCAAGCAGTCGCTGGAGGAGCTGGGCCCCATCTACAAGCTCATCGTGCAGATCAAGGGCAGCGTGGAGGACATCCCCGTCATGCTGGTGGGCAACAAGTGCGACGAGACCCAGCGGGAGGTGGACACCCGCGAGGCCCAGGCCGTGGCCCAGGAGTGGAAGTGCGCCTTCATGGAGACATCGGCCAAGATGAACTACAACGTCAAGGAGCTCTTCCAGGAGCTGCTCACGCTGGAGACACGCCGGAACATGAGCCTGAACATCGACGGCAAGCGCTCCAGCAAACAGAAGAGGACAGACCGCATCAAGGGCAAATGCGTCCTCATGTGA